CTTCGGCCATGCCACCGAGTTCCAGATCTACGAGGTCGATGCCTCGGGCGTCCGGTTCGTCACCCACCGCCGCGCCGACAACTACTGCGTCGGCGGCCATGGCGAGGGCGAGACGCTCTCCGAGATCATCCGCACGCTGGAAGGGGTGCCGGTCGTGCTCTGCGCCCGCGTCGGTGACGGCCCGCGGGCGAAGATGGCCGCAGCCGGCATCGAGGTCATCGACGCCTGCGCGCAGGACTACATCGAGACCGCGATCCTCGACCTCTATGCCGCGCGCCACCGCAAGGGCGCGCTCACCGCCTGAAGCCAAAACCAACCAGCCAGAGGGACAGACCAAATGGCCTACAAGATCGTCAAGTCGCAATGCACCGCCTGTGGCGCCTGCGAATTCGAATGCCCGAACGCCGCGATCAAGTTCAAGGGCGAAGCCTACATCATCGACCCCGACAAGTGCACCGAATGCGCGGGCCAGGCCGACTCGCCCCAATGCGTCTCGGTCTGCCCGGTGCCGAAAACCTGCGTCCCGGCCTGACCTGATGCCGGAAGGCCCGGAGCCCCTGGACTGGCAGGGCGCAGCCATCGACTGCGACACCTGCCGGCACCGCGAGCGTCTTGCTCAGGGGCTCTGCGGTCCGGGCTGGGCCTGCGCGAACGACCGCTACGCCAAGCGGATCGAGCGGTTCTTCCTGCTCGGTCCCGACCTCGCCGACGAGTTCCTGAGCCATCCCTATTTCGAGGCCCGGGCCCAGGCCGCCCGCGCGGCCAACCTGTTCCGCCTGCCGCCGCTGCTCGACGATCCCGATCCGGCGGTCCGGTCGGTGGCGATCCTGCGGCTGCCCGCCGTGCAGGCGAAGCGGCTGGCGGCCGACCCCGACCGCGCGGTGCGCATCGCCGTCGCCCACCGCCTGCCGCTGGGAGAGCTGCACATCCTGATGCGCGACGCGGACCCGGCGGTCCGCCTCGTCGTGGCACGCCGGGCCGAGCAGGGGGCGCTGCCCGTCCTTGCCCGTGATCCCGATCCCGAAGTGCGCGCCTGCGTCGCCCGCCGGATCGGTCCGGCCTGGCTGATCCATTTCACGGCCGATCCCGAGCCGCTGGTGCGCCGCACCGCGGCCGAGCGGGTCGAGCTCGCCCGCCTCGGCGCCTTCGCCGCCGATCCCGACATCCGCGTCCGCCATGCCGTGGCCGAGCGTGCCGACGAGCCGCTCGCGACGCGCCTCGCCGCCGACCCGGACCCCCTGATCCGCGAGACCGCCCAGATGCGGCTCGCCCAGCTTCGCGAGGATGCCGATGCCTGAGGCCGACGACACGGTCGAGATCTACGAGCCGCCGCTGTTCGAGCCGGGCGACAAGGTCCGCTCGCGCTTCACGGTGAAGAACGACGGCACGATGTGGGATGCCGAGATCGGCGAGGTCGTCGTCCACAAGGGCGACGAGGGCTATGTCCGCGACGTCGGCACCTATCTGCAACGCTACTACATCTACGCGGTCGAATTCGTCGACCGCCGCCGCATCGTGGGCATGCGGGGGCGCGAACTGGTCGGCCTCGACATACAGGAGGGAACGAGATGAAGGTGATGATCAGTGAAGGCGCCAAGGGGTTCGTGGCCTACGTGGCGAAGAAGGACCTCGAGGAGCCGGTGGTCGAGATGGAGAAGCCCGGCATGTGGGGCGGCTGGGCGAAGCTCGGCAACGGCTGGATCTTCCAGATGCCGGAGTATGACACGCCGCCCTCGCTGCCGATCACGGTCGAGGCGCGTCGCCTGACCGACCAGGAGGCCTGAGCCCATGACGCGCGAGATGCTGCGCGTCGCGCTTGAAGCAGTGGGGAAGGGTCGCGTGGTGCCCTACCTCGGCCCTGGCGTTGCGGCGCTGGGCGGCGCGATCGCCTCTCCCGCCGCGCTCTGCGCCGAGATCGAGGCGCAGGTGCGCGTGCCGAAGCGTGCGCACGGCAACCTGTGGTCGGCGGCGCAGTACGTCGAGACGAAGAAGTTCCGCGCCACCGTCG
This portion of the Rhodobacter sp. CZR27 genome encodes:
- a CDS encoding 4Fe-4S binding protein, with amino-acid sequence MAYKIVKSQCTACGACEFECPNAAIKFKGEAYIIDPDKCTECAGQADSPQCVSVCPVPKTCVPA
- a CDS encoding nitrogen fixation protein NifZ, with protein sequence MPEADDTVEIYEPPLFEPGDKVRSRFTVKNDGTMWDAEIGEVVVHKGDEGYVRDVGTYLQRYYIYAVEFVDRRRIVGMRGRELVGLDIQEGTR
- a CDS encoding 4Fe4S-binding leucine-rich repeat protein, which encodes MPEGPEPLDWQGAAIDCDTCRHRERLAQGLCGPGWACANDRYAKRIERFFLLGPDLADEFLSHPYFEARAQAARAANLFRLPPLLDDPDPAVRSVAILRLPAVQAKRLAADPDRAVRIAVAHRLPLGELHILMRDADPAVRLVVARRAEQGALPVLARDPDPEVRACVARRIGPAWLIHFTADPEPLVRRTAAERVELARLGAFAADPDIRVRHAVAERADEPLATRLAADPDPLIRETAQMRLAQLREDADA
- the nifT gene encoding putative nitrogen fixation protein NifT yields the protein MKVMISEGAKGFVAYVAKKDLEEPVVEMEKPGMWGGWAKLGNGWIFQMPEYDTPPSLPITVEARRLTDQEA